In Clostridium swellfunianum, a genomic segment contains:
- a CDS encoding efflux RND transporter periplasmic adaptor subunit, which translates to MKKKVIIWIVVIAVVGGIISFKAANKNKGNVIGVKTAAVSQGEIKSYLSTTGTIKSKSSKDYFPIQGKVKKVNTKVGDTVKKDQVLVEYEVVDANVAVKQAQIQYDNAVLTKQMQVNSNSDMKNKMSDMDKQIVDLESQIENAKKNPLEAAKAVTLETQKATLKQTRDNLKLPFSSEQLKQADNAIALAKIGLDNAKQNLSKSQDKLIAEADGVVTAVNVVEGASTMAAAQPAVTVQDINALKLQVSVGKYDANKIQVEQEAIVKSGTKEYKGKVAVIDPAAKKSVSATGTETTLGMEIDILDKPEGLKIDFDADVDILLGKVDNTVKIPAESVRTTKEDKTFVFVFEDNKAVEKEVKLGLQSDMEAQVIEGVKAGDKIILNPSENIKNGTVVKEAGEAK; encoded by the coding sequence ATGAAAAAGAAGGTTATTATTTGGATTGTAGTGATTGCTGTTGTTGGAGGGATAATTTCCTTTAAAGCAGCTAATAAAAACAAAGGTAATGTTATAGGGGTTAAAACAGCAGCAGTGTCACAAGGAGAGATAAAGTCTTATTTATCTACTACAGGCACTATAAAGTCTAAGAGCAGCAAAGATTATTTTCCGATTCAGGGAAAAGTAAAGAAAGTAAATACTAAGGTTGGAGATACTGTTAAAAAGGATCAAGTACTAGTTGAGTATGAAGTGGTTGATGCAAACGTTGCAGTAAAACAGGCTCAAATACAGTACGATAATGCTGTGCTTACAAAGCAAATGCAAGTAAATTCTAATAGTGACATGAAAAATAAGATGTCAGATATGGATAAGCAAATTGTAGATTTAGAAAGTCAAATTGAAAATGCTAAGAAAAATCCTCTTGAGGCAGCAAAGGCTGTAACATTGGAAACTCAAAAGGCAACACTCAAGCAGACTAGGGATAATCTAAAGCTGCCATTTTCTAGCGAGCAGCTAAAGCAAGCAGATAATGCTATAGCACTTGCTAAAATAGGTCTTGATAATGCAAAGCAAAATCTTTCGAAAAGTCAGGATAAGCTTATAGCAGAAGCTGATGGCGTTGTGACAGCTGTAAATGTTGTTGAGGGAGCTTCAACAATGGCAGCTGCACAGCCTGCGGTTACAGTTCAGGATATAAATGCTTTAAAGCTTCAAGTTTCTGTTGGGAAATACGATGCTAATAAGATACAAGTTGAGCAGGAAGCTATAGTTAAGAGCGGAACCAAGGAATATAAGGGAAAAGTAGCAGTTATTGACCCAGCAGCCAAGAAATCAGTATCTGCAACTGGTACTGAAACTACTCTTGGAATGGAAATAGATATTTTAGATAAGCCTGAAGGTTTAAAAATAGATTTTGATGCAGACGTAGATATTCTTCTGGGTAAGGTTGATAATACTGTAAAGATTCCAGCAGAAAGTGTGAGGACAACTAAAGAAGATAAGACCTTTGTTTTTGTCTTTGAAGATAACAAGGCTGTGGAAAAAGAAGTTAAGCTTGGACTTCAATCAGATATGGAGGCACAGGTTATTGAAGGAGTTAAGGCTGGGGATAAGATTATACTAAATCCAAGTGAAAATATAAAAAATGGAACAGTTGTTAAGGAAGCTGGTGAAGCCAAGTAA
- a CDS encoding ABC transporter ATP-binding protein, which produces MIEVKDVVKRYITGDIDFTALKSVSLKVEKGEFTSIMGPSGSGKSTMMNILGCLDRMDSGTYILNNQNVSSLNDKQLALIRNKEIGFVFQAFNLLPRMTVLENVELPMAYAGISKKERREKALIALEKVGLSDRVKHRPNEISGGQKQRVAIARAIVNTPAVIMADEPTGNLDTKSSVEIMKIFQDLNNEGATVIMVTHEPDIAQHTKRVVRFRDGEIVDDYQVKDRIIL; this is translated from the coding sequence ATGATAGAGGTGAAGGATGTAGTCAAAAGGTATATTACAGGTGATATAGACTTTACTGCCTTAAAGAGTGTAAGTTTAAAAGTTGAAAAAGGTGAATTTACATCAATAATGGGACCTTCTGGTTCAGGAAAGTCTACTATGATGAACATATTAGGCTGTTTAGACAGAATGGACAGCGGAACTTACATTTTAAATAATCAAAATGTATCAAGCCTTAATGATAAGCAGCTGGCGCTCATAAGAAATAAGGAGATAGGGTTTGTATTCCAAGCATTTAATCTTCTTCCTAGGATGACTGTGCTTGAGAATGTTGAACTGCCTATGGCCTATGCAGGCATTTCGAAGAAAGAGAGAAGAGAAAAAGCTCTTATAGCTTTAGAAAAGGTTGGACTTAGTGATAGAGTTAAACATAGACCAAATGAAATATCAGGGGGACAGAAGCAAAGAGTGGCTATTGCTCGTGCTATTGTTAATACTCCTGCTGTTATAATGGCAGATGAACCTACTGGAAACCTTGATACAAAATCTTCAGTTGAAATTATGAAAATTTTTCAGGACTTAAATAACGAAGGTGCTACTGTAATAATGGTAACTCATGAGCCAGATATTGCTCAGCATACAAAAAGAGTAGTTAGGTTTAGAGATGGTGAGATAGTGGATGACTATCAGGTTAAAGATAGAATAATTTTATAG
- a CDS encoding ABC transporter permease, which produces MRLFSNIVENFKMAIDSILSNKMRSFLTMLGIIIGISSVITIVSLGQGGQNTITGEFEKIGAATINVSLDNSKAEPSDYITLKDIDAIKEKVATVKYISPTVSKNGVAISEVKTKRASITGGNPDLFAAQNAEFLYGRGFNEREFLEGKPVIVIDEVNARALFGYTDAVGKSIKLGSRKSPVKATIIGVTKLDLGGFAFDTSQMPALIYASTNFVKTMYPTDFNIDRLTLVATTKDEGEAAGNGAKNILESRHNNRGKDKYKVENALKQLDQVNKVLGIFTAFIGAVAAISLLVGGIGVMNIMLVSVTERTREIGIRKAIGATTNAILLQFLTESVIISLIGGIIGMILGILGGYAIGSFANITPSLSIGVIIGAILFSSAVGIFFGIYPARKAANLNPIDALRYE; this is translated from the coding sequence ATGAGGCTTTTTTCAAATATAGTTGAAAATTTTAAAATGGCTATAGATAGTATATTATCAAATAAAATGCGATCCTTTCTCACTATGTTGGGAATTATAATAGGGATAAGTTCCGTTATAACTATAGTGTCCCTTGGACAGGGGGGACAAAACACTATAACTGGTGAGTTTGAAAAAATAGGTGCTGCAACTATAAACGTTTCACTAGATAATTCAAAGGCAGAGCCAAGTGATTATATTACGTTAAAAGATATAGATGCAATTAAAGAAAAAGTGGCTACAGTTAAATATATTAGCCCTACAGTATCTAAAAATGGAGTAGCGATCTCAGAGGTGAAGACAAAAAGAGCTTCCATAACCGGAGGAAATCCAGATTTATTTGCAGCTCAAAACGCTGAATTTCTTTATGGCAGAGGATTTAATGAAAGAGAGTTTTTAGAAGGAAAGCCTGTTATAGTTATAGATGAAGTTAATGCTAGAGCACTATTCGGCTATACAGATGCTGTTGGAAAAAGTATAAAGCTTGGAAGCAGAAAATCTCCTGTAAAGGCAACAATTATAGGAGTTACAAAGCTAGATTTAGGTGGATTCGCCTTCGACACAAGTCAAATGCCGGCACTAATTTATGCTTCTACAAACTTTGTTAAAACTATGTATCCTACTGATTTCAATATTGATAGATTAACTTTAGTGGCAACGACTAAGGATGAAGGAGAAGCAGCAGGAAATGGAGCTAAAAACATACTAGAGAGCAGGCATAACAATAGAGGCAAGGATAAATATAAGGTTGAGAATGCACTCAAGCAGCTTGATCAAGTAAATAAGGTTCTAGGAATATTCACGGCCTTTATAGGAGCCGTTGCAGCAATTTCTCTCTTGGTAGGAGGGATAGGTGTTATGAATATAATGCTTGTATCAGTAACTGAGAGAACAAGAGAAATTGGTATTAGAAAAGCCATAGGAGCGACAACTAATGCAATACTTCTTCAATTTTTGACTGAATCAGTAATTATTTCACTAATAGGCGGTATAATTGGAATGATTCTCGGAATTTTGGGAGGCTATGCAATTGGAAGCTTTGCAAATATAACCCCTTCACTTTCCATAGGAGTTATCATTGGAGCTATATTATTCTCCTCAGCGGTAGGAATTTTCTTTGGTATTTATCCAGCAAGAAAGGCTGCTAATTTAAATCCAATAGATGCGCTAAGATATGAATAA
- a CDS encoding Mrp/NBP35 family ATP-binding protein translates to MSKCDSCASKGKCSNKESTCSVLVPSYGSIKNIIGVMSGKGGVGKSTVTGILATKLRSLGYKVGVLDGDITGPSMPRFFGINEERAQILPGKSQEEAKFIPVETATGIKVISLNLLTEEEEQPVIWRGPILTGVMTQMYRDTEWGDLDYLLIDMPPGTGDLTLTVMQSIPLTGIIVAATPQDMVTMIVKKVVIMAQKMNIKVYGVVENMSYIRCSCCGEKQRVFSKKSAEEQAGNLGVPLIAELPINLDLVEKMESREVEDFINASPEYDELLGSFMRLS, encoded by the coding sequence ATGAGCAAATGTGACAGCTGTGCAAGTAAAGGAAAGTGCAGCAATAAGGAAAGCACTTGTTCCGTATTAGTGCCAAGTTATGGAAGCATTAAAAATATAATAGGAGTAATGAGTGGAAAAGGCGGAGTAGGAAAGTCAACCGTAACAGGGATACTTGCTACAAAACTTAGAAGCTTAGGATACAAGGTTGGTGTATTAGATGGGGATATAACAGGACCGTCTATGCCGAGATTTTTTGGAATAAATGAAGAAAGAGCACAGATACTTCCAGGTAAATCTCAAGAGGAAGCTAAGTTTATTCCAGTTGAAACAGCTACAGGAATAAAGGTTATATCCTTAAATCTTCTAACTGAAGAGGAAGAACAGCCAGTCATTTGGAGAGGGCCGATTCTTACAGGAGTAATGACACAAATGTACAGAGATACAGAATGGGGAGATTTGGATTATCTTCTTATTGACATGCCTCCAGGGACAGGAGACTTAACGTTAACAGTAATGCAAAGCATACCTTTGACTGGGATTATAGTAGCTGCTACACCACAGGACATGGTAACTATGATAGTGAAAAAAGTGGTTATCATGGCTCAAAAGATGAACATTAAGGTTTACGGAGTAGTGGAAAATATGTCCTACATAAGATGCAGCTGCTGTGGCGAAAAACAAAGGGTATTCAGCAAAAAATCTGCTGAGGAACAGGCTGGAAATCTTGGGGTACCTTTAATCGCAGAGCTACCTATAAACCTTGATTTGGTTGAAAAGATGGAAAGCAGGGAAGTTGAAGACTTTATCAATGCTTCACCTGAATATGATGAATTGCTAGGAAGCTTTATGAGATTATCATAA
- a CDS encoding ferredoxin, whose protein sequence is MKAYVDKDACISCGLCPSLCPEVFEMEDDGKAGVVTDEVPENAIDSCNEAEQSCPVNAISVS, encoded by the coding sequence ATGAAAGCATACGTTGATAAGGATGCGTGCATATCCTGTGGATTATGTCCATCACTATGTCCTGAGGTTTTTGAGATGGAAGATGACGGAAAAGCAGGGGTAGTTACTGATGAGGTTCCAGAAAACGCTATAGACAGCTGTAACGAAGCAGAACAATCCTGCCCAGTTAATGCTATATCAGTTTCTTAA
- the thiT gene encoding energy-coupled thiamine transporter ThiT has protein sequence MNNFRLSFKGIDLKAISEGFAEAPKHPTAIFAVIGLIILAIVFVRIRKVKLTTKIITNIGVALALGTVLKMIKFFQLPNGGSATLGSMVPILLIGLFYGSEIGLLTGLMFGLLDFILGPFIMHPVQVLFDYPLAFAALGITGYFKDKGKVQMLIGVVLAIAARFLFHFISGIVFYGSYAEPGQSAVAYSFLYNLSYLGPEAILCIIILAILPIKQLYSVMAKPKLNA, from the coding sequence ATGAACAACTTTAGACTATCCTTTAAGGGCATCGACCTTAAAGCAATTAGTGAGGGCTTTGCTGAAGCTCCAAAACATCCTACTGCTATATTTGCAGTTATTGGGTTAATTATTTTAGCAATTGTTTTTGTTAGAATAAGAAAAGTAAAGCTAACTACTAAAATTATTACAAACATAGGGGTAGCGCTTGCTTTAGGAACAGTTCTTAAAATGATTAAGTTCTTCCAGCTTCCAAATGGCGGAAGTGCTACTTTAGGCAGCATGGTACCTATTCTTTTGATTGGTCTTTTCTATGGCTCAGAAATTGGACTTTTGACAGGGCTTATGTTTGGACTTCTAGACTTTATACTTGGCCCTTTTATAATGCACCCTGTTCAAGTGCTCTTTGATTACCCTCTTGCTTTTGCAGCCTTAGGTATAACAGGTTACTTCAAGGATAAGGGCAAAGTGCAAATGCTTATAGGTGTTGTGTTAGCAATAGCTGCTAGATTTTTATTTCACTTTATTTCAGGAATAGTATTTTATGGAAGCTATGCAGAACCTGGACAAAGTGCTGTTGCCTATTCCTTCTTATATAACCTAAGCTATTTAGGACCTGAGGCAATACTCTGCATAATAATTTTAGCTATTTTGCCAATAAAACAACTTTACTCTGTAATGGCCAAACCAAAATTGAATGCATAA
- a CDS encoding DegV family protein, with protein MSKIALITDSSCDLTQEIIKKYNIKVAPLRIIYKDKEYIDRVNIQPKEVYDRLSQEIPTTSMPSMQDIDDLFTAAEDEGCTHVIAITISSGLSGTFNTFKLVSDQHHNLTTFVFDSKTLSAGLGAVVAKCGELIAYGKSFEEIVNLLPSIKERVLVYYVVETLEYLKKGGRIGRVAGTIGDLLKLKPIISVDDDGKYFTYAKVRGRKQSISKLADIAKDVLAAGKAEVYILQGGAMEEGQLLYEAFVGRENISAIHFTDISPALGVHTGPGLLGIIMLKEG; from the coding sequence TTGAGTAAAATTGCATTGATTACAGACAGTTCATGTGACCTAACACAAGAAATTATAAAAAAATACAACATTAAAGTAGCACCTTTAAGGATTATTTACAAAGACAAAGAATACATAGACAGAGTAAATATACAGCCTAAGGAGGTCTACGACAGACTCTCGCAAGAAATACCTACCACTTCTATGCCGTCCATGCAGGATATTGATGATTTATTTACTGCCGCAGAAGATGAAGGGTGTACGCATGTAATTGCTATAACTATCTCTTCTGGTTTGTCCGGAACCTTTAACACCTTCAAGCTGGTAAGCGATCAGCATCATAATTTAACTACCTTTGTTTTTGATTCAAAAACTCTTTCAGCTGGTTTAGGTGCTGTAGTTGCTAAGTGTGGAGAACTCATAGCATATGGTAAAAGCTTTGAAGAAATAGTTAACCTTCTCCCTTCCATCAAAGAAAGAGTTTTAGTGTATTACGTGGTTGAAACTCTTGAATATCTAAAAAAGGGAGGGCGGATTGGAAGAGTTGCAGGTACTATAGGCGATTTATTAAAGCTTAAGCCTATAATTTCTGTAGATGATGATGGTAAATACTTTACCTATGCTAAAGTTAGAGGAAGAAAGCAATCTATTTCCAAGCTTGCTGACATAGCAAAAGATGTCTTAGCTGCTGGCAAGGCAGAAGTTTACATACTCCAAGGCGGAGCTATGGAAGAAGGACAATTATTGTATGAAGCTTTTGTGGGAAGAGAAAATATCTCTGCTATTCATTTTACTGATATCAGCCCTGCATTAGGAGTTCATACTGGACCAGGCTTATTAGGTATAATAATGCTTAAAGAAGGTTAA
- a CDS encoding sensor domain-containing diguanylate cyclase: MGEINLFTALIMALIAGVAIMEYFKIKKINRKLLLLEKVRRTLYEVAEKIIRINSEEEAYTLVLETAIELIPHASKGSILLLDEDCQFHYKTLKGYSEELKKISLKKEEIYLYKINNFTETAIIKDPNRFDEDVIRPDKVHKMNTLEVLDISCTMSSPIFIEDNLIGIINVDSIIKGKFFTDEDLALMNYINNELQLALKNSFVQNKLKYMANYDELTGLYNRRYFKQFLSKELSQAKRYKTQCCLALIDLDDFKLINDNYGHNMGDKALKLFANVLRKNLRKTDIFARMSGDEFVILFINCSKQDATQRLEDIRKELSKQRLENIVLSFSYGVSEINSEIDLSQDDIFGTADKEMYCDKHEKNMRKKAI, translated from the coding sequence ATGGGGGAGATCAACTTATTCACAGCTTTAATAATGGCTTTAATAGCTGGTGTAGCTATAATGGAATATTTTAAAATAAAGAAAATCAATAGAAAACTTTTGCTTTTAGAAAAAGTTAGACGTACTTTGTATGAAGTTGCCGAAAAAATTATAAGGATAAACTCCGAAGAGGAGGCATATACTCTTGTTTTGGAAACTGCAATAGAACTTATACCTCATGCATCTAAAGGAAGCATACTTCTTTTAGATGAAGATTGTCAATTCCATTATAAGACTTTGAAAGGATACTCTGAGGAGCTTAAAAAAATCTCTTTAAAAAAGGAAGAGATATATCTATACAAAATAAATAATTTTACGGAGACAGCTATTATTAAGGATCCAAATAGATTCGACGAGGATGTAATAAGACCTGATAAAGTTCATAAGATGAACACTCTTGAAGTTCTTGATATTAGCTGTACAATGAGTTCTCCAATATTTATAGAGGACAACCTCATAGGTATAATTAATGTTGATAGTATAATTAAGGGAAAGTTTTTTACTGATGAAGATTTAGCGCTTATGAATTACATTAATAATGAGCTTCAACTAGCTTTGAAAAATTCATTTGTCCAAAATAAACTTAAATATATGGCAAATTATGATGAACTAACAGGCTTATATAACCGTAGATACTTTAAGCAATTTTTAAGCAAGGAGCTATCACAGGCAAAAAGGTATAAAACCCAATGCTGTCTTGCTCTGATTGACTTGGATGATTTTAAATTGATAAATGATAACTATGGACATAACATGGGAGATAAAGCACTGAAGCTTTTTGCCAATGTTCTTAGAAAAAATTTAAGAAAAACTGATATTTTTGCAAGAATGTCAGGTGATGAATTTGTTATTCTATTTATAAATTGCAGCAAGCAAGATGCAACCCAAAGGCTTGAAGATATAAGAAAAGAACTATCAAAGCAAAGGCTTGAGAATATAGTTTTGAGTTTTAGCTATGGCGTTAGCGAAATAAATTCAGAAATTGATTTAAGTCAAGATGATATTTTTGGTACTGCTGATAAGGAAATGTATTGCGACAAGCATGAGAAGAACATGAGAAAAAAGGCCATATAA
- a CDS encoding tetratricopeptide repeat protein: MKNLLTAIIVIVLVTTIFKINILAGLLIVAGALFFFIYKNRPIIYMIRANKNYSDGNIKEAMILYEKSYKLKENNPKAAINYSYMLLKQGELDKAQNVLENIMKTTLNVGDRSNVVINLSLVLWKNGNLDEAVKALEELYGNGYKNTLVYQNLGFFYILSGDLEKALQFNTEAYEYNSSDASILDNLAMTYYHMTDYDKAIESFEKLMSMNPAFVTAYYYYGLTLDKKGKPVEALEAIKKALECNFSFLTSIKREDVENEIERLEKLIK, from the coding sequence ATGAAAAATTTACTTACAGCGATAATTGTTATAGTATTAGTAACAACTATATTTAAAATTAATATATTGGCTGGACTGCTTATAGTGGCTGGTGCATTATTTTTCTTTATATACAAAAATCGTCCAATCATATATATGATTAGAGCAAATAAGAATTACTCTGATGGAAATATAAAAGAAGCAATGATACTATATGAAAAATCCTATAAGCTTAAAGAGAATAATCCTAAGGCAGCAATAAATTATTCTTATATGCTTTTAAAACAAGGTGAACTGGATAAAGCTCAGAATGTGCTGGAAAATATAATGAAGACAACATTAAATGTAGGGGACAGATCAAACGTTGTTATTAATCTTTCACTTGTTTTGTGGAAAAATGGAAATCTAGATGAAGCTGTCAAAGCACTTGAAGAATTATACGGCAATGGTTATAAGAATACACTAGTATATCAAAATCTTGGATTTTTTTATATATTAAGTGGAGATTTAGAAAAAGCTCTGCAGTTTAATACGGAGGCTTATGAGTATAACAGCTCGGATGCCAGCATATTAGACAACTTGGCTATGACTTATTATCACATGACTGATTATGACAAGGCAATTGAAAGTTTCGAAAAGCTTATGTCTATGAATCCAGCCTTTGTTACGGCTTATTATTACTATGGTTTAACTTTGGATAAGAAAGGAAAACCTGTAGAAGCCTTGGAAGCTATAAAAAAGGCTTTGGAATGTAATTTTTCTTTTTTAACTTCTATAAAAAGAGAAGATGTAGAAAATGAAATTGAAAGATTAGAAAAGTTAATCAAATAA
- a CDS encoding extracellular solute-binding protein, translated as MKRSKVLVSALAAMIVATALAGCGKKAEPAPSAGGNTPAKGGKKIIVWSHLKPEEVTAIKPIAEEWAKSTGNTVEVLEDKGDMNAFAQAAASAKAADIMYGLPHDNLGAFVKAGVVAEVPSGVIDESKYEKNTINAVSIGGKKYAVPIAQETLGLFYNPDKVTAVPKDMNALIEDGKKNGFLYQAKDMYFSYAVISGFGGYIFKDTNGVLDPNDIGLATEGGKKGFAMLERFSKELGMKSTVDSAKAVAEFKAGKIAYFISGPWDAEGLAKEKVKFKVVPIPSVDGTNPAKPFLGVQSAFVNSKSKNQTEAWELMKYLTAKTEKQLWEVGHRLPVLKDSPINSEVAKTDYAGFALQAKNSYPMPNIVEMQAAWKLNDSLPLLLDGKQDANTFADTAAKNLKAQLATQAK; from the coding sequence ATGAAAAGATCTAAAGTTTTAGTATCAGCATTAGCAGCTATGATAGTTGCAACTGCATTAGCGGGATGCGGTAAGAAAGCAGAACCAGCTCCATCAGCAGGCGGAAATACACCAGCTAAAGGTGGAAAGAAAATAATTGTTTGGTCACATCTTAAGCCAGAAGAAGTAACAGCTATAAAGCCAATCGCTGAAGAGTGGGCAAAGAGCACTGGCAATACAGTTGAAGTTTTAGAAGACAAGGGAGATATGAATGCTTTTGCTCAAGCAGCGGCTAGTGCTAAGGCAGCAGATATTATGTACGGTCTTCCACACGATAACCTTGGTGCTTTCGTAAAGGCAGGAGTCGTTGCTGAAGTTCCTTCAGGAGTTATCGATGAAAGCAAGTACGAAAAGAATACAATAAATGCTGTATCTATCGGTGGAAAGAAATATGCAGTTCCAATAGCTCAAGAAACTCTTGGCTTATTCTATAATCCAGATAAAGTTACTGCAGTTCCAAAGGATATGAATGCTTTAATAGAAGATGGAAAGAAAAACGGATTCTTATATCAAGCCAAGGATATGTACTTCAGCTATGCTGTTATAAGCGGTTTTGGAGGATATATATTCAAGGATACCAACGGTGTATTAGATCCAAATGATATTGGGCTTGCAACTGAAGGTGGAAAAAAAGGTTTTGCAATGCTTGAAAGATTCTCAAAAGAATTAGGCATGAAGTCAACAGTTGACTCAGCTAAAGCAGTTGCAGAATTCAAAGCAGGAAAAATTGCCTACTTTATAAGCGGACCATGGGATGCTGAAGGTTTAGCAAAAGAAAAGGTAAAATTCAAAGTTGTTCCAATTCCATCAGTAGACGGAACTAACCCAGCTAAACCATTCCTTGGAGTTCAATCAGCATTTGTTAACTCAAAGTCAAAGAACCAAACAGAAGCTTGGGAATTAATGAAGTATTTAACAGCTAAAACAGAAAAACAACTTTGGGAAGTTGGACACAGACTACCAGTATTAAAGGATTCTCCAATAAATTCTGAAGTAGCAAAGACTGACTATGCTGGATTTGCTCTACAAGCTAAGAATTCATACCCAATGCCAAACATAGTTGAAATGCAAGCTGCTTGGAAGTTAAATGATTCTCTTCCACTGTTATTAGACGGAAAGCAAGATGCTAACACATTTGCTGATACAGCTGCTAAAAACTTAAAGGCGCAATTAGCTACTCAAGCTAAATAA
- a CDS encoding carbohydrate ABC transporter permease, with protein sequence MERKKKGNILGKFKPYFYLSPALISIILLSLLPILYTIYIAFTNYNINNMENFKVIGLENFKQILTGPLKPIFLPVFLWTIVFAAILTFGNYFIGLFIAMLLNNPNMKEKGLYKGLFIIPWALPATIAILSWQGLLNDDYGTINMLLKKLGIISANIPWLTDGTWARVGIIIVSLWLGFPYMMNVCLGALSAIPDTYYEAADIDGANWWQKFTKITLPSLASSSIPLLISSFSFNFNNFGAAYLITGGGPAKLDTPFAGHTDILASAAFKMVNTLFRYDLGAALSVLIFILIGTISFFQMKMSGAFEEVD encoded by the coding sequence ATGGAAAGGAAGAAAAAAGGTAATATATTGGGTAAATTTAAACCATACTTTTATCTATCGCCAGCACTTATTTCAATAATACTTTTAAGCTTGCTACCTATACTTTATACAATTTATATTGCTTTTACAAATTATAATATAAATAATATGGAGAACTTTAAGGTTATTGGGCTTGAAAATTTTAAGCAGATACTTACAGGACCATTAAAGCCAATATTTTTACCAGTTTTCTTATGGACTATAGTATTTGCAGCTATTTTAACCTTTGGTAACTATTTTATTGGATTATTCATAGCAATGCTTTTAAACAACCCTAACATGAAAGAAAAAGGTTTATATAAAGGATTATTTATAATTCCGTGGGCGCTTCCTGCTACAATTGCAATACTATCCTGGCAGGGACTTCTAAATGATGATTATGGAACAATAAATATGCTTCTTAAAAAGCTTGGCATTATAAGTGCAAATATTCCATGGCTTACAGATGGAACATGGGCAAGAGTAGGTATTATAATAGTAAGCTTATGGCTTGGATTCCCTTACATGATGAACGTTTGCTTAGGTGCTTTATCTGCTATTCCAGACACTTATTATGAAGCAGCGGATATAGATGGAGCAAACTGGTGGCAAAAGTTTACTAAAATTACTCTTCCATCATTAGCATCATCATCAATTCCATTATTAATATCATCCTTCTCCTTTAACTTTAATAATTTTGGTGCAGCATATTTAATAACTGGTGGAGGACCAGCTAAATTGGATACCCCTTTTGCTGGACATACTGACATACTAGCGAGCGCTGCCTTTAAAATGGTAAATACTTTGTTTAGATATGATTTAGGAGCTGCATTAAGCGTATTGATATTTATCCTCATCGGAACAATAAGCTTCTTCCAGATGAAAATGTCAGGTGCATTTGAGGAGGTAGATTAA